The following proteins are encoded in a genomic region of Entelurus aequoreus isolate RoL-2023_Sb linkage group LG01, RoL_Eaeq_v1.1, whole genome shotgun sequence:
- the LOC133650737 gene encoding delta-type opioid receptor-like isoform X1, with translation MLPRNSSGADDLLGNSSHSRPGNVEQVLVPFFDVLILVLGLAGHSTVMFILCRRHRKRAGQSAQSSMTGTGTDVLLLALSSADLLLLATLPFHTAAIAMQQWPFGDFLCRMAGFLGSACSSASAFTLSALAVSRYMTVVHPATAYRLLSPRRVAMVATLLWVPACCLATPQFVFRSVGILGTPPGSSDGLTCFAFLSHKDQLIYGLFHFLLAFLLPLITITIAYGNIYLFLWRTQNAGQAPQVERYQNKSSGATGTSPRYGAFTVFSRLTAIASTVLNPMLYVLTSQKFRQDLLRLFKKEGQRASGGAAT, from the exons ATGCTGCCGAGAAATTCTTCAGGTGCAGATGATCTGCTGGGAAACAGTAGTCACAGCAGGCCAGGCAATGTGGAGCAGGTCCTTGTCCCTTTTTTTGATGTCCTAATCCTGGTGTTGGGGTTAGCAGGCCACAGCACAGTCATGTTCATCCTCTGTCGGAGGCACAGGAAGAGAGCGGGTCAGTCTGCACAGAGCTCCATGACAGGAACGGGTACAGACGTCCTACTGCTGGCCCTCAGCTCTGCGGACTTGCTTCTTCTCGCCACGCTTCCTTTTCACACCGCCGCCATCGCCATGCAGCAGTGGCCATTTGGAGACTTCCTGTGTCGCATGGCGGGCTTTTTGGGATCGGCCTGCTCCTCAGCCAGCGCCTTCACGCTGTCCGCCCTCGCCGTGTCACGCTACATGACGGTGGTGCACCCTGCCACAGCTTACCGCCTCCTCTCTCCTCGCCGGGTTGCCATGGTGGCTACGCTTCTTTGGGTACCAGCCTGCTGCCTGGCGACGCCTCAGTTTGTGTTCCGCTCAGTTGGAATTTTGGGAACCCCTCCCGGCAGTTCCGACGGGCTTACTTGCTTCGCTTTCTTGTCGCACAAAGACCAGCTAATTTACGGATTGTTCCATTTCCTTTTAGCTTTCTTGCTCCCGCTAATCACCATCACCATCGCATACGGAAACATCTACTTGTTCCTGTGGAGGACTCAGAACGCGGGCCAGGCTCCACAAGTAGAACGCTACCAGAACAAG AGCTCAGGTGCCACCGGCACCTCGCCACGTTACGGTGCGTTCACCGTGTTCTCGCGACTCACGGCCATTGCGTCCACCGTCCTAAACCCAATGCTGTATGTGCTCACGTCCCAGAAGTTCAGACAGGATCTATTGAGGTTGTTCAAGAAAGAAGGGCAGAGAGCCAGTGGGGGTGCGGCTACCTGA
- the LOC133650737 gene encoding uncharacterized protein LOC133650737 isoform X3 — protein sequence MLPRNSSGADDLLGNSSHSRPGNVEQVLVPFFDVLILVLGLAGHSTVMFILCRRHRKRAGQSAQSSMTGTAFLLPLITITIAYGNIYLFLWRTQNAGQAPQVERYQNKSSGATGTSPRYGAFTVFSRLTAIASTVLNPMLYVLTSQKFRQDLLRLFKKEGQRASGGAAT from the exons ATGCTGCCGAGAAATTCTTCAGGTGCAGATGATCTGCTGGGAAACAGTAGTCACAGCAGGCCAGGCAATGTGGAGCAGGTCCTTGTCCCTTTTTTTGATGTCCTAATCCTGGTGTTGGGGTTAGCAGGCCACAGCACAGTCATGTTCATCCTCTGTCGGAGGCACAGGAAGAGAGCGGGTCAGTCTGCACAGAGCTCCATGACAGGAACGG CTTTCTTGCTCCCGCTAATCACCATCACCATCGCATACGGAAACATCTACTTGTTCCTGTGGAGGACTCAGAACGCGGGCCAGGCTCCACAAGTAGAACGCTACCAGAACAAG AGCTCAGGTGCCACCGGCACCTCGCCACGTTACGGTGCGTTCACCGTGTTCTCGCGACTCACGGCCATTGCGTCCACCGTCCTAAACCCAATGCTGTATGTGCTCACGTCCCAGAAGTTCAGACAGGATCTATTGAGGTTGTTCAAGAAAGAAGGGCAGAGAGCCAGTGGGGGTGCGGCTACCTGA
- the LOC133650737 gene encoding galanin receptor type 3-like isoform X2, with the protein MLPRNSSGADDLLGNSSHSRPGNVEQVLVPFFDVLILVLGLAGHSTVMFILCRRHRKRAGQSAQSSMTGTGTDVLLLALSSADLLLLATLPFHTAAIAMQQWPFGDFLCRMAGFLGSACSSASAFTLSALAVSRYMTVVHPATAYRLLSPRRVAMVATLLWVPACCLATPQFVFRSVGILGTPPGSSDGLTCFAFLSHKDQLIYGLFHFLLAFLLPLITITIAYGNIYLFLWRTQNAGQAPQVERYQNKGGQ; encoded by the exons ATGCTGCCGAGAAATTCTTCAGGTGCAGATGATCTGCTGGGAAACAGTAGTCACAGCAGGCCAGGCAATGTGGAGCAGGTCCTTGTCCCTTTTTTTGATGTCCTAATCCTGGTGTTGGGGTTAGCAGGCCACAGCACAGTCATGTTCATCCTCTGTCGGAGGCACAGGAAGAGAGCGGGTCAGTCTGCACAGAGCTCCATGACAGGAACGGGTACAGACGTCCTACTGCTGGCCCTCAGCTCTGCGGACTTGCTTCTTCTCGCCACGCTTCCTTTTCACACCGCCGCCATCGCCATGCAGCAGTGGCCATTTGGAGACTTCCTGTGTCGCATGGCGGGCTTTTTGGGATCGGCCTGCTCCTCAGCCAGCGCCTTCACGCTGTCCGCCCTCGCCGTGTCACGCTACATGACGGTGGTGCACCCTGCCACAGCTTACCGCCTCCTCTCTCCTCGCCGGGTTGCCATGGTGGCTACGCTTCTTTGGGTACCAGCCTGCTGCCTGGCGACGCCTCAGTTTGTGTTCCGCTCAGTTGGAATTTTGGGAACCCCTCCCGGCAGTTCCGACGGGCTTACTTGCTTCGCTTTCTTGTCGCACAAAGACCAGCTAATTTACGGATTGTTCCATTTCCTTTTAGCTTTCTTGCTCCCGCTAATCACCATCACCATCGCATACGGAAACATCTACTTGTTCCTGTGGAGGACTCAGAACGCGGGCCAGGCTCCACAAGTAGAACGCTACCAGAACAAG GGTGGACAGTGA